One genomic segment of Impatiens glandulifera chromosome 6, dImpGla2.1, whole genome shotgun sequence includes these proteins:
- the LOC124941903 gene encoding uncharacterized protein LOC124941903, translated as MGELYALDFDGVLCDSCGESSLSAVKAAKVRWPSLFEQVDSALEDWIVEQMYIVRPVVETGYENLLLVRLLLEMKIPAIRKSSAAEGLTVEGILDNWSKIKPVIMEAWNENRDDLINLFGEVRDKWLETDLNSWIGANRFYPGVPEALKFASSKLYIVTTKQSRFASALLREIAGVNFPPERMYGLGTGPKVEVLKQLQRKPENQGLKMHFVEDRLATLKNVIKEPELDGWNLYLGDWGYNTGKERAEAASIPRIHILELSDFSKKMK; from the exons ATGGGGGAACTTTATGCCCTTGATTTTGATGGAGTTCTATGCGATAGCTGTGGGGAGAGCTCACTCTCCGCCGTTAAG GCTGCAAAAGTGAGATGGCCTTCACTATTTGAACAAGTTGATTCAGCCTTGGAGGATTGGATTGTCGAACAAATGTACATA GTGAGACCAGTGGTAGAAACTGGTTATGAAAACTTATTACTTGTGCGGTTGCTCTTGGAGATGAAGATTCCTGCAATTCGAAAATCATCG GCTGCTGAAGGATTAACAGTTGAGGGAATACTAGATAATTGGTCAAAGATAAAACCTGTGATTATGGAGGCATGGAATGAAAACAGGGATGATTTGATCAATCTTTTTGGAGAAGTTAGAGATAAGTGGCTGGAAACAGATTTAAACTCTTGGATTGGCGCAAACAG ATTCTATCCGGGTGTTCCTGAGGCTTTGAAGTTTGCAAGCTCCAAGCTATATATTGTCACCACAAAGCAG AGCCGATTTGCATCTGCCTTGCTGCGTGAAATAGCAGGAGTTAACTTTCCACCTGAAAGAATGTATGGTTTGGGAACCGG TCCCAAAGTAGAAGTGCTAAAGCAGCTCCAAAGGAAACCAGAGAACCAGGGGCTGAAAATGCA TTTTGTGGAAGATCGGCTTGCAACGCTAAAGAATGTGATAAAAGAGCCGGAATTGGACGGATGGAATTTATATCTTG ggGATTGGGGTTATAATACTGGAAAGGAGAGAGCCGAAGCTGCGAGCATTCCGAGGATTCACATTCTTGAGCTGTCTGATTTCAGTAAGAAAATGAAGTAG
- the LOC124941739 gene encoding uncharacterized protein LOC124941739 isoform X1: MQSPSLLSPATTPSSWPCIYTFRRFYGTFQNQNPNQNRSKSLVFSSSTLSPFPHRSGITHGIVPPSRSTVFPFILGVHEIAQTSEEESEFIETGYISGVHGLQGEVRVKPKTDFHELRFSTPGKRWLRQQVLGKAKIQEVNLLEGRGSQNNWIVKFNDVDTVDQAHLLVGSTLLVREEDKPQLEDGEFYSRDLVGMRVLLKETGEAVGTVVNVYNTGANDLLHVMLDLPGGQTSVEGASGPLVLVPFVEAIVPIVDTDKKEMMITPPKGLLELNIRTVDKSKKERRQLEWKERKQLQQRLIAAKKKLCSMEQQHVFHGLRYGEKSQRSLLADQIVSLRSNLLLHALPSKRWNLDKFVKLFLARQRKNTLRISKQNLSHPEKEGAVSRFQDKGQFLTYEGKVATILLVDEREGKGSGFGQDSIDGAEESTSLLVEKFFQEYQCFEKEEGNASVPLILICPTHMIDPLKQLFLDHDHFTFDSEKVWFLEAEKLPVISGNSIEEPNKNKILMKSPWEILQTPVGSGGLVSLLSSVNILENLTSMGVEYIKVCNLWEGNAGGDVLVGLVSSSEANIGIGISSKDMKNLEERVEMVFSMEFIKKLVQQGIKDLRFDLIPKQHPCVELVEKEWVDVVPSSPNSYEVHCSIYSYVYASDPDRVCILEVID; the protein is encoded by the exons ATGCAGAGCCCTTCCCTTCTATCTCCGGCGACTACTCCCTCTTCATGGCCTTGTATTTACACCTTCCGTAGATTCTATGGTACCTTTCAGAATCAAAATCCGAATCAAAATCGCTCTAAAAGCCTCGTCTTTTCATCATCTACACTTTCCCCTTTTCCACATCGTTCTGGAATTACACATGGAATCGTCCCTCCTTCCCGCAGTACTG TATTTCCATTCATTTTAGGTGTGCATGAGATTGCTCAAACCAGTGAGGAAGAATCTGAATTCATTGAAACTGGGTATATTTCTGGTGTTCATGGACTTCAAGGGGAAGTTCGGGTAAAACCCAAGACTGATTTTCATGAACTCCGTTTTTCCACG CCAGGGAAAAGATGGTTAAGGCAACAAGTTTTAGGGAAAGCGAAAATTCAAGAAGTAAATCTCTTAGAGGGCAGGGGAAGTCAAAACAATTGGATTGTCAAATTCAATGATGTTGATACAGTAGACCAG GCTCACCTTCTTGTTGGGTCAACTTTGCTTGTGAGGGAGGAAGACAAACCACAATTGGAGGATGGCGAATTTTACTCTCGTGATCTTGTTGGAATGAGGGTTCTCCTTAAG GAAACTGGCGAGGCTGTGGGAACCGTGGTTAATGTGTACAACACTGGAGCAAACGACCTGTTGCATGTTATGCTGGATTTACCGGGAGGACAAACGTCAGTTGAGGGTGCTTCCGGTcctcttgttttggtaccattTGTAGAAGCAATTGTCCCTATTGTGGACACCGACAAAAAAGAAATGATGATTACTCCTCCAAAGGGACTTCTCGAGTTGAATATACGAACTGTTGACAAATCCAAAAAAGAAAGGCGTCAGCTT GAATGGAAAGAGAGGAAACAGCTTCAGCAGCGTCTAATAGCAGCCAAAAAGAAATTGTGTTCTATGGAGCAACAACATGTATTTCACGGGCTTCGATATGGAGAGAAGTCTCAAAGGAGCTTACTTGCAGATCAGATTGTTAGTTTGCGTTCCAATTTACTTTTGCATGCATTGCCTTCAAAGAG ATGGAACTTAGACAAGTTTGTCAAGTTATTTTTAGCTAGACAGAGGAAAAACACATTGAGAATATCGAAACAGAACCTTTCTCATCCTGAAAAAGAAGGCGCGGTTTCAAGGTTTCAAGACAAGGGTCAATTTCTTACATATGAAGGAAAAGTTGCTACTATTCTACTTGTGGATGAACGGGAAGGCAAGGGAAGCGGTTTTGGACAAGATTCCATTGATGGAGCAGAAGAATCTACATCGTTGTTAGTGGAAAAATTCTTTCAAGAGTATCAGtgctttgaaaag GAAGAAGGCAATGCTTCTGTGCCATTAATTTTGATTTGCCCTACACATATGATTGATCCTCTAAAGCAATTGTTCCTTGATCATGACCACTTTACATTTGATAGTGAGAAG GTTTGGTTCCTAGAAGCCGAGAAATTACCTGTTATTAGTGGTAACTCGATAGAAGAACCAAACAAGAACAAGATTTTGATGAAGTCACCCTGGGAAATTCTCCAAACTCCGGTTGGGTCTGGAGGACTTGTAAGCCTACTTTCATCAGTCAACATTCTCGAGAATCTTACATCAATGGGAGTAGAGTACATTAAG gtttgcaatttatGGGAAGGAAATGCTGGTGGGGATGTGTTGGTGGGGTTGGTTAGTTCCTCGGAAGCCAATATTGGCATAGGAATCTCCTCGAAGGACATGAAGAATCTGGAGGAAAGAGTTGAAATGGTTTTCTCAATGGAGTTTATAAAGAAGTTGGTACAACAAGGGATTAAAGATCTTCGGTTCGATCTGATCCCGAAACAACACCCATGTGTTGAGCTGGTGGAAAAAGAGTGGGTTGATGTTGTTCCTTCTTCACCAAACTCTTATGAGGTTCATTGTTCTATTTACAGTTATGTGTATGCTTCTGATCCTGATAGGGTCTGTATTTTGGAGGTTATTGACTga
- the LOC124941739 gene encoding uncharacterized protein LOC124941739 isoform X2, with protein sequence MQSPSLLSPATTPSSWPCIYTFRRFYGTFQNQNPNQNRSKSLVFSSSTLSPFPHRSGITHGIVPPSRSTGVHEIAQTSEEESEFIETGYISGVHGLQGEVRVKPKTDFHELRFSTPGKRWLRQQVLGKAKIQEVNLLEGRGSQNNWIVKFNDVDTVDQAHLLVGSTLLVREEDKPQLEDGEFYSRDLVGMRVLLKETGEAVGTVVNVYNTGANDLLHVMLDLPGGQTSVEGASGPLVLVPFVEAIVPIVDTDKKEMMITPPKGLLELNIRTVDKSKKERRQLEWKERKQLQQRLIAAKKKLCSMEQQHVFHGLRYGEKSQRSLLADQIVSLRSNLLLHALPSKRWNLDKFVKLFLARQRKNTLRISKQNLSHPEKEGAVSRFQDKGQFLTYEGKVATILLVDEREGKGSGFGQDSIDGAEESTSLLVEKFFQEYQCFEKEEGNASVPLILICPTHMIDPLKQLFLDHDHFTFDSEKVWFLEAEKLPVISGNSIEEPNKNKILMKSPWEILQTPVGSGGLVSLLSSVNILENLTSMGVEYIKVCNLWEGNAGGDVLVGLVSSSEANIGIGISSKDMKNLEERVEMVFSMEFIKKLVQQGIKDLRFDLIPKQHPCVELVEKEWVDVVPSSPNSYEVHCSIYSYVYASDPDRVCILEVID encoded by the exons ATGCAGAGCCCTTCCCTTCTATCTCCGGCGACTACTCCCTCTTCATGGCCTTGTATTTACACCTTCCGTAGATTCTATGGTACCTTTCAGAATCAAAATCCGAATCAAAATCGCTCTAAAAGCCTCGTCTTTTCATCATCTACACTTTCCCCTTTTCCACATCGTTCTGGAATTACACATGGAATCGTCCCTCCTTCCCGCAGTACTG GTGTGCATGAGATTGCTCAAACCAGTGAGGAAGAATCTGAATTCATTGAAACTGGGTATATTTCTGGTGTTCATGGACTTCAAGGGGAAGTTCGGGTAAAACCCAAGACTGATTTTCATGAACTCCGTTTTTCCACG CCAGGGAAAAGATGGTTAAGGCAACAAGTTTTAGGGAAAGCGAAAATTCAAGAAGTAAATCTCTTAGAGGGCAGGGGAAGTCAAAACAATTGGATTGTCAAATTCAATGATGTTGATACAGTAGACCAG GCTCACCTTCTTGTTGGGTCAACTTTGCTTGTGAGGGAGGAAGACAAACCACAATTGGAGGATGGCGAATTTTACTCTCGTGATCTTGTTGGAATGAGGGTTCTCCTTAAG GAAACTGGCGAGGCTGTGGGAACCGTGGTTAATGTGTACAACACTGGAGCAAACGACCTGTTGCATGTTATGCTGGATTTACCGGGAGGACAAACGTCAGTTGAGGGTGCTTCCGGTcctcttgttttggtaccattTGTAGAAGCAATTGTCCCTATTGTGGACACCGACAAAAAAGAAATGATGATTACTCCTCCAAAGGGACTTCTCGAGTTGAATATACGAACTGTTGACAAATCCAAAAAAGAAAGGCGTCAGCTT GAATGGAAAGAGAGGAAACAGCTTCAGCAGCGTCTAATAGCAGCCAAAAAGAAATTGTGTTCTATGGAGCAACAACATGTATTTCACGGGCTTCGATATGGAGAGAAGTCTCAAAGGAGCTTACTTGCAGATCAGATTGTTAGTTTGCGTTCCAATTTACTTTTGCATGCATTGCCTTCAAAGAG ATGGAACTTAGACAAGTTTGTCAAGTTATTTTTAGCTAGACAGAGGAAAAACACATTGAGAATATCGAAACAGAACCTTTCTCATCCTGAAAAAGAAGGCGCGGTTTCAAGGTTTCAAGACAAGGGTCAATTTCTTACATATGAAGGAAAAGTTGCTACTATTCTACTTGTGGATGAACGGGAAGGCAAGGGAAGCGGTTTTGGACAAGATTCCATTGATGGAGCAGAAGAATCTACATCGTTGTTAGTGGAAAAATTCTTTCAAGAGTATCAGtgctttgaaaag GAAGAAGGCAATGCTTCTGTGCCATTAATTTTGATTTGCCCTACACATATGATTGATCCTCTAAAGCAATTGTTCCTTGATCATGACCACTTTACATTTGATAGTGAGAAG GTTTGGTTCCTAGAAGCCGAGAAATTACCTGTTATTAGTGGTAACTCGATAGAAGAACCAAACAAGAACAAGATTTTGATGAAGTCACCCTGGGAAATTCTCCAAACTCCGGTTGGGTCTGGAGGACTTGTAAGCCTACTTTCATCAGTCAACATTCTCGAGAATCTTACATCAATGGGAGTAGAGTACATTAAG gtttgcaatttatGGGAAGGAAATGCTGGTGGGGATGTGTTGGTGGGGTTGGTTAGTTCCTCGGAAGCCAATATTGGCATAGGAATCTCCTCGAAGGACATGAAGAATCTGGAGGAAAGAGTTGAAATGGTTTTCTCAATGGAGTTTATAAAGAAGTTGGTACAACAAGGGATTAAAGATCTTCGGTTCGATCTGATCCCGAAACAACACCCATGTGTTGAGCTGGTGGAAAAAGAGTGGGTTGATGTTGTTCCTTCTTCACCAAACTCTTATGAGGTTCATTGTTCTATTTACAGTTATGTGTATGCTTCTGATCCTGATAGGGTCTGTATTTTGGAGGTTATTGACTga